The genomic window GCCACGGAGAGCGCCACGCTCAGCGTCCCCGCCCCCAGCATCAGGGACAGCGACGACTTCTCCTTGCTGAACCGTCTCAGCAACCGCTTCCCGGACCCCTTGAAGTCCATCGACCTCTCGGTGGGTCCCATGGACATCATCCGTCCGCCAGGCCCGGCCATCAGGCGGCCTCCGCTTCCGTCAGCTGGGAGAGCACGATCTCCCGGTAGGTTTCGTTTCCGTCCATGAGCTCGCGATGACTGCCGGTCCCGACGAGCCGGCCCTCGTCCAGAACCAGGATCCGGTCGGCGTCACGGATCGTGGACACCCGCTGCGCGACGATCACCACGGTCGCCGCCGCCGTCTCCTCGGACAGCGCGGCCCGCAGGGCGGCGTCCGTCGCGTAGTCCAGTGCCGAGAACGAGTCGTCGAAGAGATAGATCTCCGGCCGCTGCACCAGCGTCCGCGCGATCGCGAGGCGCTGGCGCTGTCCGCCGGACACATTGGTGCCGCCCTGCGCGATCGGTGCGTTCAGGCCGTGTTCGAGCTCCTCCACGAAGCCCTTCGCCTGCGCCACCTCCAGGGCGTGCCACAGCTCCTCGTCGGTCGCGTCCGGATTGCCGTACCGCAGGTTCGTCGCGACCGTCCCCGAGAACAGGTACGGCTTCTGGGGGACCAGGCTCACCGTCTTCGCCAGCAGGGCGGGATCCAGGGTCCGCACGTCCGTACCGTCGACGAGCACATCGCCGTCCGTCGCGTCGAACAGCCGCGGCACGAGGCCGAGCAGCGTCGACTTCCCGCTGCCCGTCGACCCGATGATCGCGGTCGTCTCCCCGGGCCGAGCCACGAGATCGACCGCCCGCAGCACCGGCTCCTCGGCACCCGGGTAGCGGAACTCCGCACCCCGTATCTCGAGGTGGCCGTGCTTGAGCAGCTTCGTGACCGGGGCGCTCGGCGGTACCACGCTCGACTCGGTGTCCAGTACCTCCTGGACGCGCTCCGCGCAGACCTCGGCGCGCGGCACCATGATGAACATGAAGGTGGCCATCATCACCGCCATGACGATCTGCATCAGATACGCCAGGAAGGCCGTCAGTGCCCCGATCTGCATCCCACCGCTGTCGATCCGGTGCGCACCGAACCAGACGACCGCGATCGACGACAGGTTCACCACCGTCATCACGGTCGGGAACATGAGGGCCATCAGACGGCCCGTCGACAGCGCCACGTCCGTCAGTTCGGTGTTCGCGCCCCGGAAGCGCCCCTCCTCGTAGTCGTCCCGTATGAACGCGCGGATGACCCGGTTGCCGGTGATCTGCTCGCGCAGCACCCGGTTCACCGTGTCCAGCCGCACCTGCATCGTGCGGAACAGCGGACGCATCCGCCTCACGATCAGGCTCACCGAGATGCCGAGGACGGGCAGCACGGCCAGCAGGACGCCCGACAGCGGCACGTCCTGGCCGAGCGCCAGGATGACCCCGCCGACGCACATGATGGGCGCCGACACCATCAGGGTGAAGGCGAGCAGCACGAGCATCTGGATCTGCTGCACGTCATTGGTCGTACGCGTGATCAGCGAAGGAGCACCGAACCTGCCGACCTCGCGCGCGGAGAACGACTGCACCCGGCCGAAGACCGACGCCCGAACCTCCCGTCCGAGCGCGGAAGCCGTCCTGGCGCCGTAGTAGACCGCCCCGACGTTGCAGACGACCTGGAGGACACTCACGGCGATCATCACCGCGCCGTAGCGCAGGATGTAGTCCGTGTCCCCCCGCACGACACCGTTGTCGATGATGTCCGCGTTGAGACTGGGCAGGTAGAGGCTTGCCGAGGTCTGCAGGAGCTGGAGCAGGACCAGCAGCAGGATCGGCTGTCTGTACGGACCCAGGTAGGTCCGCAGGATTTTTATGAGCACACGAGTCTCTCGGAGTCGGCGAAGGGCAGAGGCCGATCCATACTCCGGTACACCGCGCCGTGGCGGCCAACACTTTTCCTCAAGCCCGGGTCAAATCCGGACCGTTGCCCCTTCAGACGGTCGTGTCGAACGCCCCGGGGTGGATCTGGTCCCGGGTGGCTCCGTACTGCTGACGTACGGCGCGGCCCACGGCGAGCTCCTCGCCCGGCTCCAGCACCTGCGCCGCGGCGCCGTGCCAGGCCGGGGGAGTGCGGGGATCGAGCGTGCCCTGCGAGACCCCGAGCGCCCACGCCGCCTGCCGGGCGGCTCCCAGCGCCCCGTACTGCGCGGGCTGCGGCACGACGACCTGGGTTCCGAACAGCGCGGGCGCCAGCGCCTGCACGGCGGGCAGCTCGGCCGCCGCACCCAGCAGGAACACCCGCCGCACCTCCACGCCCCTGCCGCGCAGCACGTCCAGTGCGTCGGCCAGCGAGCACAGCATGCCCTCGAAGGCGGCCCGCGCCAGGTGCTCGGGCTTCATCGACTCGCGGCGCAGCCCGCTCAGCGTGCCCGCCGTGTGCGGCAGGTGCGGGGTGCGCTCACCCTCCAGGTACGGCAGCAGCACCAGCCCGGAGGCGCCCGGTGTCGACTTCATGGCCAGGGCGGACAGTTCGTCCAGCCCGCCCACGTCCAGCATCTCGGCCGCTCCGCGCAGCGCGCGCACCGCGTTGGACGTGGACACCACCGGCAGGTGCATCCCGGTCGCGTCGGCGAAGGAGGTGATCATCCCCGTCGGATCGGCCAGCGCCTCGTGGTGCACGGCCATCACCGAACCCGAGGCACCGAGCGAGACCACCGCGTCCCCCACGGCCACGCCCAGCCCGAAGGCCGCCGCCATCGTCTCGCCGGTGCCCGCCGAGATCAGCAGCCCCTCCGGCGTCGTCCCCGCGGATTCGGCCGGGCCGAGCACCTCGGGGAGCGCCGCCTGGCGGCCGAGCGCGAGCTCCACGAGATCGGGGCGGTAGGACCCGGAGCCGGCGGACCAGTAGCCGGTCCCGGACGCGGCACCCCGGTCGGTCGTGCGCCGGGCAGGCCGGCCGAGCAACTGCCACACCAGCCAGTCATGAGGCTGCAGGACGGCGGCGACCCGCTGCGCGTTCTCCGGCTCGGTCCGCGCCAGCCAGCGCAGCTTCGCCACCGGCTGCGCGGCCTGCGGCACGGCTCCGACGGCCTCCGCCCACGCCTGCCGGCCCCCGAGTCCGTCGATCAGGTCGGCCGCGGCGGCCTGCGCCCGCCGGTCGTTGCCGAGCAGAGCCGGGCGCACGAGGTTGCCCTGGCTGTCCAGCGGCACCAGGCCGTGCTGCTGCGCGGACACACCGATCGCCTGTACGCCTTCGAGCAGCCCCCCGGAGGCCGCCTCACCGAGTGAGAGCAGCCACGCCTGCGGATCCACCTCGGAGGCCTTGGCCTCGATGGGATGTGCGGCGTACCCCTGCCGCAGCACCGCACCGGTGTCCGTGTCGCAGACGACGATGTGTGTGAAGGCGGACGAACTGTCCAAGCCGGCGACTATGCCCATACCCAAGATTCTGCCGCACCTGAGGACCTTTCCCGTACCGGGCGGGTGCCCGGTACGGGAAAGGTCCTCAGGTGTTGGCCTCAGGTGTTGGTCGTGCCCCAGTCGTCGCTGCCGTTCTGGCCGCTGCGCTCCTTCAGCGAACGCACCCGGTCGGAGACGGACACGGGCACCCTGTCGCCCACCTTCTCGCTCACCGAGTGGTACGCCTTGCCGGCGAACTCCCGGCCACCGTGCGCGGCGGACTCCGCCGCGTTGCGCACCGCCGGATTCTCGGCGAGCCGCTGCGCCGACTTCTTCAGCTGCTCGTAACGCTCGCGCCCGGCTCGCGTGCCGAGCACGTAACCGAGGGCCACTCCGGCGATGAACGTGAGCCGGTACCGCATGGCTGCCACCCTTCCTTCGCTCCGTGCGACGTGTGCTGCCCGCCTACCCGCGCACGCCCGAGATCACCCCGGGGCATACCGATTGGCGGAGCACCCCCCTGCTTGCGCTAATGTATGTGTCGCAGCGAACGCGCGCCGCTCGGCAGCCGCCAGGCAGGTACGATTCGAGGCAACGCAGCAATCCCCTGTAGCTCAATTGGCAGAGCAGCCGGCTGTTAACCGGCAGGTTACTGGTTCGAGTCCAGTCGGGGGAGCGCGATCCCCTGTAGCTCAATTGGCAGAGCATTCGGCTGTTAACCGGAGGGTTACTGGTTCGAGTCCAGTCGGGGGAGCGGAACGGAAAAGGACCCTGCGGGGTCCTTTTTCTTGTGCCCGCGAGGCCGCCGCTGACTCTTTCGGGGTGTTTTCCCCGCGTCCGGAACCGGGCAGCACGCAGCGAGGTCTTCATGGTCGCGCGAAGCCGACCACCCGCAGCAGGAGATCGTATGACCGGCTATGCTGCGGCAGACGGCGCGCACACGTGTACGCGCCACGCCGATACGGGGCGGTAGCTCAGCCGGTTAGAGCAGCGGACTCATAATCCGTCGGCCGTGGGTTCGAGTCCCACCCGCCCCACCCAGCATCCCCAGGCAGAATCGTTCTGACCTGGGGAAATGCGTTTTCTGGGGCGGTTTTCCGTGCGGTACTAGCCGCGCGTCGTGCGGTACTGACCCGCTGTTGCAGCGTGTCAGCGCACCTTGGATGCGTCTGACCTGGCCTTTTGCGGCGGTCGCTGAGAGAGCGTCGTGGTGCGGTCCCACGGCTGTGGTCGAATGCGGCGGCAAGCGGTGCAGCCCTCGCCCCTTCTCCCAGCCGCTGAGTCAACTCTGGTTCGCCTTGAGTTCCGGGGCCTGTGCGCCGCTGGCGCTGGGCGACGCAGCGCGAGGCCCGTTGAGCGGTCGGGCAGGACGGGGAAGACACCGCGTTCGTAGGGTTCAAGGCCCGGCCTGCGCGCTCCTGCCGTGCGGTTGGGTGTGCACCTGGGCAGGACCTCGGTGGTGCCCCTACTGACGTCGGTGTTCGCTGGCGTCTTCTGCCCGATGTTCCGTTGGGCCATTGTCATCAGCGGGCGCTTCGGATCGCTGATCGGATGTGTCACGCAGCCGGTGTACCAGGAGCAGCGGCCGACTCCGCTCGCCTGACCCGAGTGTGATCCTGCGGCCTGCGCCTACGTGTTCGGTGCGCTGGCGGTGGTCTCGGCGGGACTGTCCTACACCCTGGTCCGCACCGGCTACGCCTACTCCCAGTGCTTCACTGCCGCGTACGTCGTCTTCCTGCTCGGCATGGGCGGCCAGGCATGGGAACAGACGGTTCCGGAGCGGATGGTACTCACCTTGCTGGGCGGGGCCCTGGCGATGCTGGCCTACGCGGTGTTTCCGGCGTGGGAGACGTCCCGGCTGCCGGGCCGGCTCGCGGACTGGCTCGCCGCCAACGGCCACTACGCGGCCGCGGTACTCCGCAGCTACGCCGAGCCGACCAGGGAGCGCCGTGCCGACATGCGCAGTGCCCAACTGGCGAGCAGGAGAGCGCGTGCCGCTTGGCAGGAGGCATACGACCAGGCCAAGCAGGAACCGGTTCGCCCCAGGGGCCTGACTTCGCGTGAGGCGGAGCAGGCACAGGAGGCGCTCAAAGAGTTCGACAGGGCGGCAACGCTCATGCAGCACCACGTCCCGCAGGACGAGGACCCCTCCGCCCTCGAGGCGAAGGAGCTCGCCAAGGCCCTGGAAGCGGACACGGCGCAGGCGGCAGCCGACATGCGCGGGCACAGGAATCCGGACTGGGGACGCGTGGAGAGAGCTCTCCAGGCGTGGGACGGCGCCTGCGCCCGGAGCCCAGCGCTACGGCGCGAGGCGGACCTGCAGAAGCACGCCTTGGAGGACCTTGCGACAGCCGTGAGCCGCACCCCTCTGGAGCGCGATGTCGGCTCCGTGCGCGAGGAGCAGCGGGTGCGGGAGGCCACAGAGGCTGAAGGCGATGGCTCAGGACCCGCGCACCGGGGTGGGTGACTGTCCTGGCGACGGCGAGCGCTCCCATAGGCGACGCAGTCCGCAACGTGGGAAACGCGTTTTCTGGCGGCGTTTTGCGTGTGGCGTTCGTCGTGCGGTGGGGCGCGCCTTTGTCCTCGACTCCCAGGCGTTGTCCAAGACGGTCCAGGGCGACCGTCAGATGGCGGCCTTGGTGAAGGCGGCGCCCGGCCTGGACATCGCTGTCGTCACCAGCGCGCTCACCACGCTGGAGGCGTGGAACCCTCAACAGGGTGCGCGCCAGGGGCTGTGGGACTGGGCGTTGTCCCGGATCGATGTGGAGCACACCGATGACCAGGTGATCTCCCTGGCCCGCGGCATGCTGAAGACCGCCGGGCTGCTCGGGCACCAATACGCCATTGATGCAGTCTTGGCTGCCGTGGCCGTCAAGACTGCGGAGCGCGGCTTCGAGGTCACGGTCTTCACCTCGGATGCCGACGGCATGGACAAGTTCCTGACAGGCCATCCCATTCGGGTGGAAGGGGTCTGACCGCCGGCGCCGGGGCCCTCCGTCGCACCTGCGGCGCAGGGTCGCGGAACGTACCCCGAGTGCCGCGTCGGCCGCGGTCACGTCGGCCCGCGCCACCGGCCAGTCGTTCGCAGCGGGCGGAGCCGGTACTACGCCGACCGGCATCCGCTGCGTCATCCGCCTGACCGGCCCACTCCGACACCGTCGAAGGCTCCGGCTCACGGCCGGCGCGGTGACGGCGGCGCTTCCAGAAGTGGGGCGAAGCTCGCAAGCGCACCTTCGCGTATCAATGACTGGTGGGCGTACGGCCAGACGCCGGTTTTCGATAGGATGACAATTGCTTTTCGGTGTTCACGCACATTCTGGGCGACTGCAAGCACGGAGGATACTGAATGAATAGCTCTGCGCCGGACGGGACCCGTGACCTCCGGCTTCTGTGGCGGCGATTTGAAGGCTGGCTCCGGGCGAATGCCCCTGGTGATTTTTCCGTGCTTCGCCCGGGCGTGCCCGCTTCCGAGGTGTCGGCGCTGGAGAACGAGATAGGATTTTCACTCCACTCCGAACTGCGGTCTCTTCTCGAAGCGGTCGACGGTGTCACGCCCCGAAGGTCCAGCATGGAACCCGGGGCATTTTTTGTCGGGTACAGCCCTCTGGCTTCCGACAAGATTCTGGAATCTCATCTGTACCTCGTCTCCATGGCGCGCGACGCTGTCGAGGACGGCTACGAGGAGGAGGTGGTCGGAAGGACCGCTCATCGCCAGTGGGTTCCATTCGCGGGGAGCGTCACCGGCGACTTGCTTTTCGTCGACCACCGGCCCGGTCACTTCGGTGAAATCGGGGAGGTGTCGTTCGGCGACCCCGAGTATGTGAGGCTGTGGCCCTCTCTGAGTCTGATGCTCGACGACCTCTGCAATGCGGTGGAAGGTATGACGCAACTCCCCGCCGTGAGACGTTCTCCATCTGTTCACGACAACCGGATGCTGGAGTGGGTCACCGGTTGAAGGAGAAAGAGTGGCCCGCCGGACCACGTGGGTCCGGCGGGCCACTCGGAGCCTCTGCCCTCTAGGTGATGTTGCAGACGGAGCTGAGGTCGCAGCCCTCGTATCCGGTCTGGACGAAGTAGGCGTCACTGTCCAGGAGCCGGACCTCCGTCGTGAACCGTCCGAGGTCACCGCCCGCGTCGGTGTTCTGCCTGGCCGGAACCGCTGCTCGCCCGCAGGGCTCGTTCCAGCTCGGATACGTGTAGTTGTTGTCGAGTTCGAGCATCCACGTACCGTCGGTCTGCTTGTCCGCGTACATCTGGACGCAGTACTTTCCGGACGTGAGCGTCATTCCGCCGCTTTCGCGGGACTTTGCGAACGGATATTCATCGCAGCTTTCGCCGTCCGCTGCCGTGTTGGGTTTCCACTCCGCCACGGCGAGCATGCACATCTTGTCCCGATTCTCTTTTGCCTTCGAGTCGTCGGCGAGTCGGTGCAGCGGCTTGTTATGTTCTTCGCTGCCCGGGTGCGATGCCAACTTTTCCATGAGAACCCAGTAGTACGCGGCTGCGGCAGGGTACTTCTTCGTGCTGAGCGGGAGCGTCGGAGTGTACTTGGGGAAGACGCATCCAGTGTTTCCCCCCACCTTGTTGTCGCACCGGACGTCGAAGCCCCTGTTGCTCCACTTGGGAACGGCCTGGACTGCCGACTGCGGAGTGGACCAGCTTGTCTCCCACGTGAAGTCGAGCACTTTCTCCCCGCCGGTGACCTTGTTCCACGTGTACGTATTGGTACGCGTGGCTACGTGGGGGTCTCCCGTTGTCCAGGTGGTGCCGCCGATCCAGGCGCCGTTGCTCTCGGTGCAGTCCGTGGTGGACCAGCAATCCTCCAGGAACGAGGTCATCGTGGTGGAGGTGATTCCGGTCATGTTGACCAGCGAGAGTTCTGTCCACGTGGTGAACTGATTGGATTTCGGATTCAGAGTGATTTCCTGGATGACCTTGATGGTCGCATTGCCGACGGGAGCGCCGTCGCGTGTCGCGGTCAGAGGAAGGAGTCCACGCATGCACCCTTCCGTTCTCGTCTGCATCGCCGCGCCGTTGATGTTCTTGCACCACCCCACGGGACCCGCCGCCGCTGCGGCCAAGGACGACTTGGCCGCTCCCTGCGGCTCGGCGTCCTCCTCGTTCGTGTCGCTGAGTGGTTCGTAGGCGGCGCACAGGGTGACGCCGTCGCCGCCGGTCGAGCACGACTCCTTTCCGGCTATGCCCCTGAGTGACGAGGACATGAGCGACGACATCCCCGTGACACTGACATCCTTGGCCTTCTGCGCGGCAGCGAAGTCGACATCGGGAACATTCGGGTCCGCTTCAGGGAAGATGATGGCGTTCAGTCCGTCGTGGTCACCCGGTACGAACGCGAGTGCGTCGAAGGCGATGTCAGCAGTCCCGTCGCCACCGTTGAAGTTGTCGAGGCTCACCTGCGGCGTCGTGTCGTTGAAGCGGTAGGAGCCCAGAGACACCCACTTGTTGGACTGGTTGTCCTTCTGGGAGATCGTCTTGGTGACGGTTCCGAAGGCCGTCGTGATCTTGTAGTTGGCGGCACCCGTCTGCGCTCCATGGTCCGGAACGTGGGCGAAGACCTCGGCTTGGCCTGCGTGTGTGGTGATCTTGCTTCCGAGCTTCCAGGTGCCGGTGACCTTCATCCGGTCGCCCGGTGGCGGGTACGACTCGGGAGAGCGGGTGTGGGTGAACCAGAAGTGGTTGCCGTAGCCGGCGCCGATCTGATGGGTGTCGATCTTGCCGGGGTACGTGGTGACCGTCTGCCCGGTCTCGGAGTCGACGATGTCGGAGGGCTGATAGGTCAGGGTGAACGTGCCGTCCGACTTCGCGGCCCCGCATCCGCGTGAGCTCGAACCCGCGGGGGTCGTGCCGGCGGGAAGATCGTCCACTATCAGCGCGTTCGACGGCAGACCGCTGCTGCACCGCGGCGGGTAGGAGTTGGCGTCCGCCTGTTCCGGGTACGACGTGTTGAACCTGTGGACCTGGTGGCCGCATTCGGCCCCGGTGTCACAGTCTTTCCATTCAGCGGATTTGCCCCACCAGCAGTGCAACCAGTGTGCATTGGTGTCACTGTCGCCGGCGTCCAGTGCGCAGGCCCCCATGCCGGGGTCGTTGGAGTCGGTGTCCGTGACCTTGGACGGGTCGCAGTAGTTGGACGTGTCACAGAAGGTGTCCAGCGGCGGCTTCACCGCTGCTCGCTCAAGGTCGCTGTTCCACCAGGCGGCCAGGTAGCCGGGCCGGAAGTCGCCGGGCGCGAACATCGCGGAGATCGGGCGTGCGGCCCAGCCCAGCACCTTCTCCTCGTACGGCCAGTCCTGCGGGTGCGCGGCATGGGAGTAGTCGTCCAGATGCGGATCGACGGCGTGCTGCAGGAACGGGACCCTGTTCGCCTTCCACAGCGGGTTGGCAGGGTTGTTGGTCCAGCCCACCCCC from Streptomyces sp. NBC_01341 includes these protein-coding regions:
- a CDS encoding ABC transporter ATP-binding protein; its protein translation is MLIKILRTYLGPYRQPILLLVLLQLLQTSASLYLPSLNADIIDNGVVRGDTDYILRYGAVMIAVSVLQVVCNVGAVYYGARTASALGREVRASVFGRVQSFSAREVGRFGAPSLITRTTNDVQQIQMLVLLAFTLMVSAPIMCVGGVILALGQDVPLSGVLLAVLPVLGISVSLIVRRMRPLFRTMQVRLDTVNRVLREQITGNRVIRAFIRDDYEEGRFRGANTELTDVALSTGRLMALMFPTVMTVVNLSSIAVVWFGAHRIDSGGMQIGALTAFLAYLMQIVMAVMMATFMFIMVPRAEVCAERVQEVLDTESSVVPPSAPVTKLLKHGHLEIRGAEFRYPGAEEPVLRAVDLVARPGETTAIIGSTGSGKSTLLGLVPRLFDATDGDVLVDGTDVRTLDPALLAKTVSLVPQKPYLFSGTVATNLRYGNPDATDEELWHALEVAQAKGFVEELEHGLNAPIAQGGTNVSGGQRQRLAIARTLVQRPEIYLFDDSFSALDYATDAALRAALSEETAAATVVIVAQRVSTIRDADRILVLDEGRLVGTGSHRELMDGNETYREIVLSQLTEAEAA
- a CDS encoding FGGY family carbohydrate kinase → MGIVAGLDSSSAFTHIVVCDTDTGAVLRQGYAAHPIEAKASEVDPQAWLLSLGEAASGGLLEGVQAIGVSAQQHGLVPLDSQGNLVRPALLGNDRRAQAAAADLIDGLGGRQAWAEAVGAVPQAAQPVAKLRWLARTEPENAQRVAAVLQPHDWLVWQLLGRPARRTTDRGAASGTGYWSAGSGSYRPDLVELALGRQAALPEVLGPAESAGTTPEGLLISAGTGETMAAAFGLGVAVGDAVVSLGASGSVMAVHHEALADPTGMITSFADATGMHLPVVSTSNAVRALRGAAEMLDVGGLDELSALAMKSTPGASGLVLLPYLEGERTPHLPHTAGTLSGLRRESMKPEHLARAAFEGMLCSLADALDVLRGRGVEVRRVFLLGAAAELPAVQALAPALFGTQVVVPQPAQYGALGAARQAAWALGVSQGTLDPRTPPAWHGAAAQVLEPGEELAVGRAVRQQYGATRDQIHPGAFDTTV
- a CDS encoding YtxH domain-containing protein; this translates as MRYRLTFIAGVALGYVLGTRAGRERYEQLKKSAQRLAENPAVRNAAESAAHGGREFAGKAYHSVSEKVGDRVPVSVSDRVRSLKERSGQNGSDDWGTTNT
- a CDS encoding SMI1/KNR4 family protein, giving the protein MNSSAPDGTRDLRLLWRRFEGWLRANAPGDFSVLRPGVPASEVSALENEIGFSLHSELRSLLEAVDGVTPRRSSMEPGAFFVGYSPLASDKILESHLYLVSMARDAVEDGYEEEVVGRTAHRQWVPFAGSVTGDLLFVDHRPGHFGEIGEVSFGDPEYVRLWPSLSLMLDDLCNAVEGMTQLPAVRRSPSVHDNRMLEWVTG
- a CDS encoding golvesin C-terminal-like domain-containing protein — translated: MRARQGIRAAVMVASTALLASSLSISAQAQGPKVPDNAVQGGKSLPSATSKPREVRKQDRAAVLGANHASSQDVALSTSGDGTGFHLLTGRETGGYEFTTAATLREDGFDADAWVGNACVTGSGKYAAVAYAPRAFTNNPELMVRGAFTAVVDLGSGRVTKLPFTASLAYFSPGCGTGDDVVFTQLTYDGDKEQKTRLITVDAATGEQSRPVAFPGQVTSAVPTRHGLVAGHGNKLVRINGRRETVLAVTRHVPFQIAADSGDGVTFIDREADTRKADARSWAKRLDATQVRGGRTSPKTVAEGKLTDWDLSATSGGTVFLTGEARSKGALPAPVKNPGHLAKGARMSSLGHVGISTSWADGRTSLITPEEAEQVRDARIALDVVATGKHTELDATPQLSAERAEAGSRLSPALGVATRRKSSTKPSADDSDGLSTQSVRSGVLAASPSGPSEGTDERYCAVARNDVKKQAFQPTPRQVEWAVDQAVVGELGVGRPANWKNTGMDSYSPQGLFPPITLAGDPNGTLDNEDPDVTDRWHVPSQVMLGITAQESNMWQATRFAVPGVTSNSLIGNYYGTQYTSDGTQADPWRINFSEADCGYGITQATDGMRLAGKTKEGETALPPSTQEAVALDYAANIAYGVTILSRKWNDLHGQDMMINNGHPQWIENWFLALWAYNSGFYAAADSAGHKGVGWTNNPANPLWKANRVPFLQHAVDPHLDDYSHAAHPQDWPYEEKVLGWAARPISAMFAPGDFRPGYLAAWWNSDLERAAVKPPLDTFCDTSNYCDPSKVTDTDSNDPGMGACALDAGDSDTNAHWLHCWWGKSAEWKDCDTGAECGHQVHRFNTSYPEQADANSYPPRCSSGLPSNALIVDDLPAGTTPAGSSSRGCGAAKSDGTFTLTYQPSDIVDSETGQTVTTYPGKIDTHQIGAGYGNHFWFTHTRSPESYPPPGDRMKVTGTWKLGSKITTHAGQAEVFAHVPDHGAQTGAANYKITTAFGTVTKTISQKDNQSNKWVSLGSYRFNDTTPQVSLDNFNGGDGTADIAFDALAFVPGDHDGLNAIIFPEADPNVPDVDFAAAQKAKDVSVTGMSSLMSSSLRGIAGKESCSTGGDGVTLCAAYEPLSDTNEEDAEPQGAAKSSLAAAAAGPVGWCKNINGAAMQTRTEGCMRGLLPLTATRDGAPVGNATIKVIQEITLNPKSNQFTTWTELSLVNMTGITSTTMTSFLEDCWSTTDCTESNGAWIGGTTWTTGDPHVATRTNTYTWNKVTGGEKVLDFTWETSWSTPQSAVQAVPKWSNRGFDVRCDNKVGGNTGCVFPKYTPTLPLSTKKYPAAAAYYWVLMEKLASHPGSEEHNKPLHRLADDSKAKENRDKMCMLAVAEWKPNTAADGESCDEYPFAKSRESGGMTLTSGKYCVQMYADKQTDGTWMLELDNNYTYPSWNEPCGRAAVPARQNTDAGGDLGRFTTEVRLLDSDAYFVQTGYEGCDLSSVCNIT